Proteins encoded by one window of Lycium barbarum isolate Lr01 chromosome 11, ASM1917538v2, whole genome shotgun sequence:
- the LOC132616849 gene encoding protein FAR1-RELATED SEQUENCE 2-like isoform X4, with protein sequence MEIDLELPSGFYNNNNIPSVIQLVGSPLGLDKKLDNYVGTSAINDSIQSHGGKENVEENVDGSGNETGIDIVDVDVIDKGIAHSEPQKGMEFETKEAAYSFYKEYARSVGFGITIKASRRSKKSGKFIDVKIACSRFGAKRECGSSRSCPKTDCKASIHVKRKQDGKWYINSFVKEHNHEICPDDFYYSVKGRSKQSANVVYEKKGLQLVLDEGDVELLLDTLSLMQAERPHSYYAIDFDKEKRMRNVFWIDAKGRNDYVHFCDVIYLDSYYIRNKYKVPFLPIIGVNHHFQFLLLGCALVGDESLSTFSWLMHTWLRSVGGQSPKVVITDDEISLKEAVDEVFPDARHCFCLWHVMGKVSQNLGNKISNTDDFVKKLKKCMWLPLKEEEFEKGWWKMADSFKLRDDDLIRSLFENRTKWVPVYMRNTFLAGLSTVERSESVSFFFNSYISSETTFKGFIDQYKLFMHGMYEEEAKADIETRHGKPIVKTLSPYENQMSAVYTNSVFMKFQAEVVGVAACTILNEVEEGTEKLFKVNDRDKNQSFMVSWGGRESCIVCSCHFFEYIGILCRHAVTVLKVSGVPSIPPVYILERWTREAKIEGRACGIPSNPLYRTQRLNDLCKLAAKLGEVGSLSQETYESAVNALKAAMNDCVNANNSVKSASVSNFSFSQCNHNVDEEIQGGSMAKSSKRKKVQKKRKYCRFNLMLKYYLPISKIAAWRWINQTQNYQLMKMLSLPRGTYKNPGPRMETIDGYYVPHQSVHGLGQLSSFSMLQDSYYSNHQASQNVLGNLNYISPHGGHYSPQSIQGPLQGQLSFRAPLLHTSFDIRGNSSDMDNSTSVTGKHMQD encoded by the exons ATGGAAATTGATCTTGAATTGCCTTCGGggttttacaacaacaacaacatacctagtgtaatccaACTTGTGGGGTCGCCTTTGGGGCTTGACAAAAAGTTAGATAATTATGTGGGCACAAGTGCTATTAATGATTCAATTCAAAGTCATGGCGGGAAAGAAAATGTGGAAGAGAATGTTGATGGAAGTGGAAATGAGACAGGTATagatattgttgatgttgatgttataGATAAGGGTATAGCCCACAGTGAGCCACAAAAAGGTATGGAATTCGAAACGAAGGAGGCTGCGTATTCTTTCTACAAGGAGTATGCGAGGTCAGTGGGATTTGGCATCACGATAAAGGCTAGTCGTAGGTCAAAGAAGTCGGGAAAATTTATTGATGTGAAGATTGCGTGCTCTAGATTTGGGGCAAAGCGCGAGTGTGGTAGTTCTCGATCATGTCCCAAGACTGATTGCAAGGCCAGTATCCATGTGAAAAGAAAGCAAGATGGAAAATGGTATATTAATAGTTTCGTGAAGGAACATAATCATGAAATTTGCCCGGATGACTTTTATTACTCTGTTAAGGGTAGAAGTAAGCAGTCGGCTAATGTTGTTTACGAGAAAAAAGGACTGCAACTCGTATTGGACGAGGGGGATGTGGAACTGCTGCTTGATACTTTATCTCTTATGCAAGCGGAGAGACCTCATTCTTACTATGCTATAGACTTTGACAAAGAAAAACGTATGAGAAATGTATTCTGGATTGATGCAAAAGGTAGAAATGATTATGTCCATTTTTGTGATGTAATTTATTTGGACAGCTACTACATCAGAAACAAATACAAAGTCCCATTTTTACCCATCATAGGGGTGAATCATCATTTCCAATTTTTGTTGCTTGGATGTGCCTTGGTCGGGGATGAATCATTATCAACATTTTCTTGGTTAATGCATACTTGGCTTAGATCTGTAGGTGGCCAGAGTCCTAAAGTAGTTATTACCGATGATGAAATTTCCTTGAAAGAAGCAGTAGATGAGGTTTTCCCTGACGCACGACATTGTTTTTGTTTGTGGCATGTAATGGGAAAAGTTTCTCAAAATCTTGGTAATAAGATAAGTAATACTGATGATTTtgtaaagaagttgaagaaatgcATGTGGTTGCCACTTAAAGAAGAAGAATTTGAAAAAGGATGGTGGAAAATGGCCGATTCATTCAAACTGAGGGATGATGACTTGATTCGATCATTGTTTGAAAATCGAACAAAATGGGTTCCAGTGTACATGAGGAATACTTTCTTGGCCGGACTCTCTACAGTTGAGCGGTCTGAAAGTGTGTCTTTCTTCTTCAATAGTTATATTTCGTCTGAGACTACTTTCAAAGGGTTCATTGATCAATACAAACTATTCATGCATGGGATGTATGAGGAGGAAGCAAAAGCTGATATTGAAACACGTCACGGAAAGCCTATAGTAAAAACTCTCTCCCCTTATGAGAACCAAATGTCTGCTGTCTATACAAACTCGGTATTCATGAAATTTCAAGCTGAGGTTGTTGGCGTTGCTGCTTGCACTATTCTGAATGAAGTTGAAGAGGGAACAGAAAAGTTGTTTAAAGTCAATGACCGTGATAAGAACCAGAGTTTTATGGTATCATGGGGTGGAAGAGAATCTTGCATCGTCTGTTCATGCCATTTCTTTGAGTATATAGGTATTCTTTGTAGACATGCAGTTACGGTTCTAAAAGTATCTGGTGTCCCCAGTATCCCACCGGTGTATATATTAGAGCGGTGGACACGGGAGGCAAAAATTGAAGGGAGAGCGTGCGGGATTCCAAGCAACCCTCTTTATAGGACCCAACGCCTCAATGATCTTTGCAAACTTGCTGCCAAATTGGGGGAAGTTGGATCTTTATCCCAGGAAACCTATGAATCAGCTGTAAACGCACTCAAAGCTGCCATGAATGATTGTGTCAATGCAAATAACTCTGTGAAGAGTGCATCAGTCTCTAACTTTTCATTTTCTCAATGCAATCATAATGTTGATGAAGAGATTCAAGGTGGCAGCATGGCAAAGTCCTCAAAGAGAAAGAAAGTACAGAAGAAGCGCAAG TATTGTAGGTTCAATCTAATGTTGAAGTACTATCTGCCGATATCCAAGATAGCAGCCTGGAGATG GATCAATCAAACTCAAAACTACCAACTCATGAAGATGCTTTCCTTGCCCAGAGGCACGTACAAG AATCCAGGCCCCAGAATGGAAACTATTGACGGATACTATGTTCCTCATCAGAGCGTTCATGGATTG GGTCAGTTGAGTTCGTTTTCTATGTTACAAGATAGCTATTACAGCAATCATCAAGCCTCACAAAACGTTCTG GGAAACTTGAATTATATATCACCCCATGGTGGTCATTACTCTCCTCAAAGTATTCAAGGACCG TTGCAGGGACAACTTAGCTTCAGAGCGCCACTACTGCATACTTCTTTTGACATTCGGGGAAATTCATCTGATATG GACAATTCAACCAGTGTCACAGGAAAACATATGCAGGATTAG
- the LOC132616849 gene encoding protein FAR1-RELATED SEQUENCE 2-like isoform X5 — MEIDLELPSGFYNNNNIPSVIQLVGSPLGLDKKLDNYVGTSAINDSIQSHGGKENVEENVDGSGNETGIDIVDVDVIDKGIAHSEPQKGMEFETKEAAYSFYKEYARSVGFGITIKASRRSKKSGKFIDVKIACSRFGAKRECGSSRSCPKTDCKASIHVKRKQDGKWYINSFVKEHNHEICPDDFYYSVKGRSKQSANVVYEKKGLQLVLDEGDVELLLDTLSLMQAERPHSYYAIDFDKEKRMRNVFWIDAKGRNDYVHFCDVIYLDSYYIRNKYKVPFLPIIGVNHHFQFLLLGCALVGDESLSTFSWLMHTWLRSVGGQSPKVVITDDEISLKEAVDEVFPDARHCFCLWHVMGKVSQNLGNKISNTDDFVKKLKKCMWLPLKEEEFEKGWWKMADSFKLRDDDLIRSLFENRTKWVPVYMRNTFLAGLSTVERSESVSFFFNSYISSETTFKGFIDQYKLFMHGMYEEEAKADIETRHGKPIVKTLSPYENQMSAVYTNSVFMKFQAEVVGVAACTILNEVEEGTEKLFKVNDRDKNQSFMVSWGGRESCIVCSCHFFEYIGILCRHAVTVLKVSGVPSIPPVYILERWTREAKIEGRACGIPSNPLYRTQRLNDLCKLAAKLGEVGSLSQETYESAVNALKAAMNDCVNANNSVKSASVSNFSFSQCNHNVDEEIQGGSMAKSSKRKKVQKKRKYCRFNLMLKYYLPISKIAAWRWINQTQNYQLMKMLSLPRGTYKNPGPRMETIDGYYVPHQSVHGLGQLSSFSMLQDSYYSNHQASQNVLGNLNYISPHGGHYSPQSIQGPGQLSFRAPLLHTSFDIRGNSSDMDNSTSVTGKHMQD; from the exons ATGGAAATTGATCTTGAATTGCCTTCGGggttttacaacaacaacaacatacctagtgtaatccaACTTGTGGGGTCGCCTTTGGGGCTTGACAAAAAGTTAGATAATTATGTGGGCACAAGTGCTATTAATGATTCAATTCAAAGTCATGGCGGGAAAGAAAATGTGGAAGAGAATGTTGATGGAAGTGGAAATGAGACAGGTATagatattgttgatgttgatgttataGATAAGGGTATAGCCCACAGTGAGCCACAAAAAGGTATGGAATTCGAAACGAAGGAGGCTGCGTATTCTTTCTACAAGGAGTATGCGAGGTCAGTGGGATTTGGCATCACGATAAAGGCTAGTCGTAGGTCAAAGAAGTCGGGAAAATTTATTGATGTGAAGATTGCGTGCTCTAGATTTGGGGCAAAGCGCGAGTGTGGTAGTTCTCGATCATGTCCCAAGACTGATTGCAAGGCCAGTATCCATGTGAAAAGAAAGCAAGATGGAAAATGGTATATTAATAGTTTCGTGAAGGAACATAATCATGAAATTTGCCCGGATGACTTTTATTACTCTGTTAAGGGTAGAAGTAAGCAGTCGGCTAATGTTGTTTACGAGAAAAAAGGACTGCAACTCGTATTGGACGAGGGGGATGTGGAACTGCTGCTTGATACTTTATCTCTTATGCAAGCGGAGAGACCTCATTCTTACTATGCTATAGACTTTGACAAAGAAAAACGTATGAGAAATGTATTCTGGATTGATGCAAAAGGTAGAAATGATTATGTCCATTTTTGTGATGTAATTTATTTGGACAGCTACTACATCAGAAACAAATACAAAGTCCCATTTTTACCCATCATAGGGGTGAATCATCATTTCCAATTTTTGTTGCTTGGATGTGCCTTGGTCGGGGATGAATCATTATCAACATTTTCTTGGTTAATGCATACTTGGCTTAGATCTGTAGGTGGCCAGAGTCCTAAAGTAGTTATTACCGATGATGAAATTTCCTTGAAAGAAGCAGTAGATGAGGTTTTCCCTGACGCACGACATTGTTTTTGTTTGTGGCATGTAATGGGAAAAGTTTCTCAAAATCTTGGTAATAAGATAAGTAATACTGATGATTTtgtaaagaagttgaagaaatgcATGTGGTTGCCACTTAAAGAAGAAGAATTTGAAAAAGGATGGTGGAAAATGGCCGATTCATTCAAACTGAGGGATGATGACTTGATTCGATCATTGTTTGAAAATCGAACAAAATGGGTTCCAGTGTACATGAGGAATACTTTCTTGGCCGGACTCTCTACAGTTGAGCGGTCTGAAAGTGTGTCTTTCTTCTTCAATAGTTATATTTCGTCTGAGACTACTTTCAAAGGGTTCATTGATCAATACAAACTATTCATGCATGGGATGTATGAGGAGGAAGCAAAAGCTGATATTGAAACACGTCACGGAAAGCCTATAGTAAAAACTCTCTCCCCTTATGAGAACCAAATGTCTGCTGTCTATACAAACTCGGTATTCATGAAATTTCAAGCTGAGGTTGTTGGCGTTGCTGCTTGCACTATTCTGAATGAAGTTGAAGAGGGAACAGAAAAGTTGTTTAAAGTCAATGACCGTGATAAGAACCAGAGTTTTATGGTATCATGGGGTGGAAGAGAATCTTGCATCGTCTGTTCATGCCATTTCTTTGAGTATATAGGTATTCTTTGTAGACATGCAGTTACGGTTCTAAAAGTATCTGGTGTCCCCAGTATCCCACCGGTGTATATATTAGAGCGGTGGACACGGGAGGCAAAAATTGAAGGGAGAGCGTGCGGGATTCCAAGCAACCCTCTTTATAGGACCCAACGCCTCAATGATCTTTGCAAACTTGCTGCCAAATTGGGGGAAGTTGGATCTTTATCCCAGGAAACCTATGAATCAGCTGTAAACGCACTCAAAGCTGCCATGAATGATTGTGTCAATGCAAATAACTCTGTGAAGAGTGCATCAGTCTCTAACTTTTCATTTTCTCAATGCAATCATAATGTTGATGAAGAGATTCAAGGTGGCAGCATGGCAAAGTCCTCAAAGAGAAAGAAAGTACAGAAGAAGCGCAAG TATTGTAGGTTCAATCTAATGTTGAAGTACTATCTGCCGATATCCAAGATAGCAGCCTGGAGATG GATCAATCAAACTCAAAACTACCAACTCATGAAGATGCTTTCCTTGCCCAGAGGCACGTACAAG AATCCAGGCCCCAGAATGGAAACTATTGACGGATACTATGTTCCTCATCAGAGCGTTCATGGATTG GGTCAGTTGAGTTCGTTTTCTATGTTACAAGATAGCTATTACAGCAATCATCAAGCCTCACAAAACGTTCTG GGAAACTTGAATTATATATCACCCCATGGTGGTCATTACTCTCCTCAAAGTATTCAAGGACCG GGACAACTTAGCTTCAGAGCGCCACTACTGCATACTTCTTTTGACATTCGGGGAAATTCATCTGATATG GACAATTCAACCAGTGTCACAGGAAAACATATGCAGGATTAG